The segment CAGGGAGCCTCTCGATGCTCGCCGGGGCAGTTGAGGCGCAGGAAAGACCCTATGTCGCCCTGCCGTCGCCGGTGAGCGCGACCTGTCCGGACGGCATCTGCCAGCCCCGGGCATTGGCATCCTTCTTTCGCGCCCTGCAACAGCCGGGACGGATCGTGCGCATCATCCAGTTCGGGGACAGCCATACGGCGGGCGGCGACATCGCGGCCTCGCTGATGTGGCGGCTGAGGGGGCGGTTCGAAGGGCGCGAGATCATCCTGGACGCCCGTGGGCGGGTTGGCGCGACCTTGAACGCCATGGCCGCGACCGAGCCGCTGCCGGACCCCGACGAGATGCCGGACCTGGTCGTGATCGCCTATGGCACCAACGAAGGGTTCGACGACCTGCTGGACCCGACCGCCTATGAGGCCCTGTTGCGGGGCCAGATCGACCGGGTCAGGCGCGCGGCACCCGGCGCTTCCGTCCTCATCCTGGGGGCACCCGAGGCGATGCGCGGGGACGGGGGCGGGACCTGTCCCGGCGACACGGAGCAGCGCTGGAAGGCGCCGGCCATGCTGTCGGTGGTGCGGGATGTGCAGCACAGGGTGGCCGCGTCGACGGGCGTCGCGTTCTGGGACTGGAAGGGCCGTATGGGGGGAGACTGTTCGGCCTTCGCCCTGACGCTGGGGAACGCGCCCCTGATGCGCGGCGACCACGTGCATTTCACCCGGGCCGGCGGCGACTGGATCGGTGCCCTGCTGTTCGGCGACCTGATGACGGCGCACGACCGGCGGGGGTTCTGAGGTGCTGTTCCCGACGCTGGCTTTCGGCGTGTTCTTCCTGTTCGTCTATTTCACCGCCTGGTCGCTGGACCGCGAGAACGGACGCAGAAAGCTGTTCCTGCTGCTGGCCAGCTGGTTCTTCTATGCCCAGTGGGACTGGCGGTTCGTCGGCCTGCTGATCGGCTCGGCGATCCTGAACTGGGGC is part of the Brevundimonas sp. AJA228-03 genome and harbors:
- a CDS encoding GDSL-type esterase/lipase family protein, whose product is MLAGAVEAQERPYVALPSPVSATCPDGICQPRALASFFRALQQPGRIVRIIQFGDSHTAGGDIAASLMWRLRGRFEGREIILDARGRVGATLNAMAATEPLPDPDEMPDLVVIAYGTNEGFDDLLDPTAYEALLRGQIDRVRRAAPGASVLILGAPEAMRGDGGGTCPGDTEQRWKAPAMLSVVRDVQHRVAASTGVAFWDWKGRMGGDCSAFALTLGNAPLMRGDHVHFTRAGGDWIGALLFGDLMTAHDRRGF